One region of Pseudomonas sp. B21-040 genomic DNA includes:
- a CDS encoding DUF2782 domain-containing protein, with product MRTLNRLLLAGLFAITPIAVMAADDAPTPEPEVTIHTEGDKVIQEYRQNGFLYAIKVTPKGAPPYFLVRADGTDANFIRSDQPDMLIPSWKIFEWK from the coding sequence ATGCGCACACTAAATCGCCTGTTGCTGGCTGGCTTGTTTGCAATCACACCGATAGCCGTCATGGCGGCGGACGATGCGCCGACACCGGAACCGGAAGTGACCATCCACACGGAAGGGGACAAGGTCATCCAGGAGTACCGTCAAAACGGTTTCCTGTACGCGATCAAGGTCACGCCGAAGGGCGCGCCGCCGTATTTTCTGGTACGCGCCGATGGAACAGATGCAAACTTCATCCGCTCGGATCAGCCGGATATGCTGATTCCGTCGTGGAAAATCTTTGAGTGGAAGTAG
- the polA gene encoding DNA polymerase I, giving the protein MSQAPLVLVDGSSYLYRAFHALPPLTTSKGLPTGAVKGVLNMLKSLRKQYPDSPFAVVFDAKGGTFRDDMYAEYKANRPSMPDDMRVQIEPLHQSVIALGFPLLCVEGVEADDVIGTLARSSAAADRPVIISTGDKDMAQLVDGHITLVNTMTGSSMDVEGVKEKFGVAPEQIIDYLALMGDSSDNIPGVPGIGPKTASGLLVGVNGGLTELYAQLDIVPTLPIRGAKTLPAKLEEHKEMAFLSYQLATIKIDVPLDIGLDDLQMGKPDHDKLAELYTLLEFKSWFEDNQRDAKRSGQEVTAPVAEEVAAETELKYTTILTQAVFDLWLKKLNDAKLIAFDTETTGIDAQQAQLVGLSFAVQANEAAYIPLTHSYMGVPDQLDRDTVLRALKPMLEDPNKLKVGQHAKFDMNILANCAIGGDQDCGITVRGIAFDTMLESYVLDSTATRHDMDSLALKYLNHTTTSFQDIAGKGAKQLTFDQISLELAGPYAAEDADVTLRLHQTLQEKLNAIPSLSKVLSEIEMPLVPVLARIERQGALVDANLLGIQSVELGEKMVALEREAFAIAGEEFNLGSPKQLGVILYEKLGLPVLSKTAKGQASTAEAVLAELAEQDFPLPKVLMQYRSMSKLKSTYTDRLPEQINPRTGRIHTSYHQAVAATGRLSSSDPNLQNIPIRTAEGRRIRQAFVAPTGYKLLAADYSQIELRIMAHLAKDEGLLHAFRNNLDVHKATAAEVFGVELADVTTDQRRSAKAINFGLIYGMSAFGLAKQIGVDRKQSQAYIDRYFARYPGVLQYMERTRAQAAEQGFVETIFGRRLYLPEINAKNPALRKGAERTAINAPMQGTAADIIKKAMVAVDNWLTSSGLDAKVILQVHDELVLEVREDLVDQVREEIRIHMSDAAKLDVPLLVEVGVGNNWDEAH; this is encoded by the coding sequence ATGAGCCAAGCCCCCCTCGTCCTGGTGGACGGTTCTTCTTACCTGTACCGCGCCTTTCACGCGCTGCCACCGCTGACCACGTCCAAAGGCCTGCCGACCGGAGCGGTCAAGGGCGTATTGAACATGCTCAAGAGCCTGCGCAAGCAATACCCGGACAGTCCGTTCGCCGTGGTGTTCGATGCCAAGGGTGGGACGTTTCGCGATGACATGTACGCCGAATACAAGGCTAATCGTCCAAGCATGCCCGACGACATGCGCGTGCAAATCGAGCCGCTGCACCAGAGCGTGATCGCCCTGGGCTTCCCACTGTTGTGCGTCGAAGGCGTCGAGGCCGATGACGTGATCGGCACCCTGGCGCGCAGCAGCGCAGCGGCCGATCGCCCGGTGATCATCTCCACCGGCGACAAGGACATGGCGCAACTGGTCGATGGCCACATTACCTTGGTCAATACCATGACCGGTAGCAGCATGGACGTGGAGGGCGTGAAGGAGAAATTCGGCGTCGCTCCCGAGCAGATCATCGATTACCTGGCATTGATGGGCGACTCTTCCGACAACATCCCGGGCGTTCCGGGTATTGGCCCGAAGACCGCTTCCGGCCTGTTGGTGGGCGTGAATGGCGGCCTGACCGAGCTGTATGCGCAGCTCGATATCGTCCCGACCCTACCGATTCGCGGGGCCAAAACCCTGCCGGCCAAGCTCGAAGAACACAAGGAGATGGCGTTTCTCTCCTATCAACTGGCAACCATCAAGATCGACGTACCGCTGGACATCGGCCTTGATGACCTGCAAATGGGCAAACCGGATCACGACAAACTCGCCGAGCTCTACACCCTGCTGGAGTTCAAGAGCTGGTTCGAAGACAACCAGCGCGACGCCAAGCGTTCCGGGCAGGAAGTCACCGCTCCGGTGGCTGAAGAAGTTGCCGCCGAGACAGAACTCAAATACACGACGATCCTCACCCAGGCGGTTTTCGACCTGTGGCTGAAAAAGCTCAACGACGCCAAGCTGATCGCCTTCGACACCGAAACCACCGGCATCGATGCGCAGCAGGCGCAACTGGTTGGCCTGTCGTTCGCTGTACAAGCCAACGAAGCGGCCTACATTCCGTTGACCCATTCCTACATGGGTGTGCCGGATCAACTGGACCGCGACACCGTGCTTCGCGCGCTGAAACCGATGCTGGAAGACCCGAACAAGCTCAAGGTTGGCCAGCACGCCAAGTTCGACATGAACATCCTCGCCAACTGCGCCATCGGCGGCGATCAGGACTGCGGCATTACCGTGCGGGGCATCGCGTTCGACACCATGCTCGAATCCTACGTACTGGACTCCACGGCGACCCGTCACGACATGGACAGCCTGGCGCTCAAGTACCTGAATCACACCACCACCAGTTTTCAGGACATCGCCGGCAAAGGTGCCAAGCAGCTGACGTTTGACCAGATCTCTCTGGAACTGGCCGGCCCTTACGCCGCCGAAGACGCCGATGTGACGCTGCGCCTGCATCAAACCCTGCAAGAAAAACTCAATGCCATCCCGAGCCTGAGCAAAGTCCTGAGCGAAATCGAAATGCCGCTGGTGCCCGTGCTGGCACGGATCGAGCGCCAGGGCGCGCTGGTCGACGCCAACCTGCTGGGTATCCAAAGTGTTGAACTGGGCGAGAAAATGGTCGCTCTCGAGCGTGAGGCGTTTGCCATCGCCGGCGAGGAATTCAACCTCGGTTCACCGAAGCAATTGGGCGTGATCCTGTACGAAAAACTCGGCCTGCCGGTCCTCAGTAAAACGGCCAAGGGCCAGGCCTCCACCGCCGAAGCCGTATTGGCAGAACTGGCCGAGCAGGATTTCCCGCTGCCCAAAGTGCTGATGCAATACCGCTCGATGAGCAAGCTGAAAAGCACCTACACCGATCGTCTGCCGGAGCAGATCAACCCGCGCACAGGGCGGATTCACACCTCTTATCACCAGGCCGTGGCCGCGACCGGGCGCTTGTCGTCCAGCGATCCCAACCTGCAAAACATTCCGATCCGTACCGCCGAAGGGCGTCGAATTCGTCAGGCGTTTGTTGCACCAACCGGCTACAAGCTACTGGCGGCGGACTATTCGCAGATCGAACTGCGAATCATGGCCCACCTGGCCAAAGACGAAGGCCTGCTGCATGCCTTCCGCAATAATCTGGACGTGCACAAGGCCACCGCCGCCGAAGTCTTCGGCGTTGAACTGGCGGACGTGACCACTGATCAACGTCGCAGCGCCAAGGCGATCAACTTCGGCTTGATCTACGGCATGAGCGCGTTTGGCCTGGCCAAGCAGATCGGTGTAGATCGCAAACAGTCTCAGGCGTACATCGATCGCTACTTCGCCCGTTACCCAGGCGTGCTGCAATACATGGAACGCACTCGCGCCCAGGCGGCCGAGCAAGGTTTCGTGGAGACGATCTTCGGTCGTCGTCTGTACCTGCCGGAAATCAACGCGAAAAACCCGGCCCTGCGCAAAGGCGCCGAACGCACGGCGATCAATGCCCCGATGCAAGGCACGGCGGCCGACATCATCAAGAAAGCCATGGTAGCCGTGGACAACTGGCTGACCTCGTCAGGCCTCGACGCCAAAGTCATTTTGCAGGTGCACGATGAATTGGTGCTGGAGGTGCGTGAAGATCTGGTCGATCAGGTGCGTGAGGAAATTCGCATCCACATGAGCGACGCGGCGAAGCTGGATGTGCCGCTACTGGTAGAGGTTGGGGTCGGAAATAACTGGGATGAGGCTCACTGA
- a CDS encoding thiol:disulfide interchange protein DsbA/DsbL, whose product MRNLIISAAFVAASLFGMTAQAAEAPAAPYVELSNPVPVAVPGKIEVVELFWYGCPHCYAFEPVINPWVEKLPSDVNFVRIPAMFGGPWNAHGQMFLTLEAMGVENKVHAAVFNAIQKEHKKLVDKNEMADFLATQGVDKDKFLATFDSFAIKGQIVKATDLAKKYEISGVPTMIVNGKYRFDVGSAGGAEQALQLADKLIDKERAANKAAAN is encoded by the coding sequence ATGCGTAATCTGATCATCAGCGCCGCATTCGTCGCTGCCAGCCTGTTCGGCATGACTGCCCAAGCCGCCGAAGCCCCCGCCGCCCCTTACGTCGAACTGAGCAATCCGGTTCCGGTCGCCGTGCCTGGCAAGATCGAAGTCGTCGAGCTGTTCTGGTATGGCTGCCCGCACTGCTACGCTTTTGAGCCAGTGATCAATCCATGGGTCGAGAAGTTGCCTTCCGACGTCAACTTCGTCCGCATTCCGGCCATGTTCGGCGGTCCGTGGAACGCACACGGCCAGATGTTCCTGACCCTTGAAGCCATGGGCGTCGAAAACAAGGTTCACGCTGCGGTGTTCAACGCAATTCAGAAAGAACACAAGAAGCTGGTCGACAAGAATGAAATGGCAGACTTCCTGGCCACTCAGGGCGTAGACAAGGACAAGTTCCTGGCCACCTTCGACTCCTTCGCCATCAAGGGCCAGATCGTCAAGGCCACTGACCTGGCCAAAAAGTACGAAATCTCCGGCGTTCCGACCATGATAGTCAACGGCAAGTATCGCTTCGACGTGGGCTCTGCCGGCGGTGCCGAGCAAGCCCTGCAACTGGCCGACAAACTGATCGACAAAGAGCGAGCGGCTAACAAGGCTGCCGCCAACTAA
- the zur gene encoding zinc uptake transcriptional repressor Zur, translating to MPKTPIASRPHDHSHCVHSALSEADALCARQGLRLTALRRRVLELVWQSHKPLGAYDILAVLSEQDGRRAAPPTVYRALDFLLDNGLVHRISSLNAFVGCNHPGHAHQGQFLICRECHAAIELEQQSISDAIIGSAKDVGFIVEGQTVEVVGLCSGCQGA from the coding sequence ATGCCTAAAACACCGATTGCCAGCCGTCCCCACGACCACTCTCATTGCGTGCATAGCGCATTGTCTGAGGCCGATGCCTTGTGCGCTCGTCAGGGATTGCGCCTGACCGCGTTGCGCCGCCGGGTGCTGGAACTGGTGTGGCAAAGCCACAAGCCGCTGGGTGCGTACGACATTCTCGCGGTGCTCAGTGAGCAGGACGGCCGTCGTGCCGCGCCGCCGACCGTGTATCGCGCGCTGGATTTTCTCCTGGACAACGGCCTCGTACACCGCATCTCCTCGCTGAACGCCTTCGTCGGCTGCAATCATCCGGGGCACGCTCACCAAGGGCAGTTCCTGATTTGCCGCGAATGCCACGCCGCCATTGAACTCGAACAGCAGTCCATCAGTGACGCCATCATTGGTAGCGCCAAGGATGTTGGATTTATTGTCGAAGGCCAGACCGTAGAAGTGGTCGGCCTCTGCTCGGGCTGCCAGGGGGCTTGA
- a CDS encoding zinc ABC transporter substrate-binding protein, translating into MSRLFSIFVAFVASFLLIGSAHAEVKVLTSIKPLQLIAAAVQDGLAIPEVLLPPGASPHNYALRPSDVRKVQSVDLLYWIGPDMEGFLPRVLNGRTLPSVAVQDLPGLNLRHFAEDSQSHAEDADEHDHDHRPGTLDAHLWLSPVNARVIATKMAADLSAADPANAARYQSNLKAFDERLDALDLRLKARLAGIAGKPYFVFHEAFDYFEDAYGLKHTGVFSVAAEVQPGAQHVATMRARLQEVGKTCVFSEPPLRPRLAETLVAGLPVKLAELDALGGYTPATAQGYEQVLEKLGNDLAGCLESL; encoded by the coding sequence GTGTCCCGACTTTTTTCTATCTTTGTCGCATTTGTCGCAAGTTTTTTGCTGATCGGTTCGGCGCACGCCGAGGTCAAAGTCCTCACCAGCATCAAACCCCTGCAGCTGATTGCCGCTGCGGTGCAGGATGGCTTGGCAATTCCGGAAGTGTTGCTACCGCCAGGGGCTTCGCCGCACAACTATGCCTTGCGTCCTTCCGACGTACGGAAGGTGCAATCGGTCGATCTGCTTTACTGGATCGGGCCGGACATGGAAGGCTTCCTGCCGCGCGTGCTTAACGGTCGTACGCTGCCGAGCGTCGCCGTGCAGGATTTGCCTGGGCTTAATCTTCGACATTTCGCCGAAGATAGCCAATCTCACGCCGAAGATGCCGACGAACATGACCACGATCACCGCCCAGGCACGCTGGATGCGCATTTGTGGTTATCACCGGTCAATGCTCGCGTGATCGCCACAAAAATGGCCGCCGACCTGAGTGCTGCCGATCCGGCCAATGCGGCGCGTTATCAAAGCAACCTGAAAGCGTTCGACGAGCGACTGGATGCGCTGGACCTGCGCTTGAAGGCGCGACTGGCGGGGATCGCGGGCAAGCCGTATTTCGTATTCCATGAAGCGTTCGACTACTTCGAAGACGCTTACGGCCTCAAGCACACTGGCGTATTCAGCGTCGCTGCCGAAGTACAGCCGGGCGCCCAGCACGTCGCGACAATGCGCGCGCGATTGCAGGAAGTCGGCAAGACTTGCGTGTTCAGTGAACCGCCGTTGCGTCCGCGCCTGGCGGAAACGTTGGTGGCCGGGTTGCCAGTGAAGCTGGCGGAACTGGATGCGCTGGGCGGATACACACCCGCGACTGCACAAGGATATGAGCAGGTGCTGGAGAAGTTGGGGAATGATTTGGCGGGGTGCCTGGAGTCGTTGTAA
- a CDS encoding cytochrome c: MNKLIVSLLLTVGISGIAHAADGAVQPGDAKAGQAKAAVCGACHGPDGNSMAPNFPKLAGQGERYLTKQLHDIKSGKRTVLEMTGLLTNLSDQDLADIAAYFASQKGSVGAADPKVVSRGEALFRGGDLAKGMPSCTGCHSPNGAGNAAAGFPHLGGQHAQYVAKQLTDFRKEEGGRTNDGDTKPMQSISKKLSDEDIAAVSSYIQGLH; this comes from the coding sequence ATGAACAAACTGATCGTGAGTCTGCTGTTGACCGTGGGGATCTCTGGCATTGCCCATGCTGCAGATGGTGCAGTACAGCCCGGTGACGCAAAAGCCGGCCAGGCAAAAGCCGCCGTCTGTGGCGCCTGCCACGGCCCGGATGGCAACAGCATGGCGCCTAACTTTCCAAAACTGGCCGGGCAAGGTGAACGCTACCTGACCAAGCAACTGCACGACATCAAGTCGGGCAAGCGCACCGTTCTGGAAATGACCGGCCTGCTGACCAACCTGAGCGACCAGGACCTGGCCGATATCGCCGCCTACTTCGCCAGCCAGAAAGGCAGCGTTGGCGCCGCCGACCCGAAAGTCGTTTCTCGCGGTGAAGCCCTGTTCCGTGGCGGCGACCTGGCCAAGGGCATGCCATCCTGCACCGGTTGCCACTCGCCAAATGGCGCGGGTAACGCCGCTGCCGGCTTCCCGCACCTGGGCGGTCAGCACGCTCAATACGTCGCCAAGCAACTGACCGACTTCCGCAAGGAAGAAGGCGGACGCACCAACGATGGCGACACCAAGCCGATGCAGAGCATCTCCAAAAAGCTGAGCGACGAAGACATCGCGGCAGTGTCCAGTTACATTCAAGGCCTGCACTAA
- a CDS encoding GGDEF domain-containing protein → MSDETQRWKEKYLKNIEQQEKLERRWDARLDLLRRGLVRSTLAAEGTDRAVDQCMKEMREVVRTDDMDAGLAALLPRLEKAVLDSEQRRATRVNQTSAALTALVTQLQSLPLPREVSRPLKSFAKRLDGRVSQAREIPLLLSELSGLQGKALNQLENPAEPERPGFLQRLFGGREADEDIPRVVAQAVHTPAAQPVETATEIAPVVPTPNEDTRSTQQPAIHAPLPDAAAPEPLEIEASPVVTAEVVAFVPPVLHPGTPCASASEPHTPSDIEVLEVPALPVLAPATSAINPDELIHTEHTEPEHFLYALPDSPEPSYSSVAKHIEDTLLGLLEDLTLPERHRPQAEAMRDRLQNGLNWYELIPILDDLATLMLAINDSGQHEFEVYLQQLNERLESFQSNLQAASEGHADSRSAARQMDSQIREQVDGLQSSMHEAADLDDLKQVLESHLEGLLGTMDHHQKQRDEREQEVAARLHSLAERVAHMEQEALGYREHLEEQRQKALIDPLTGLPNRAAWSERLEHEIGQWQRHGNTLLLAMLDLDHFKSINDNYGHLAGDKVLKIIANVLRKRLRGTDFIARFGGEEFVLMMPGTVPAVGAKLLETLRAAIEACPFHFKGERVTITISMGLTAFKPGEHSDMALKRADQALYRAKNAGRNRVEAG, encoded by the coding sequence ATGAGCGACGAAACACAGCGCTGGAAAGAGAAATACCTTAAAAACATCGAACAACAGGAAAAGCTCGAACGTCGCTGGGACGCCCGGCTCGACCTGTTGCGCCGTGGGCTGGTGCGTAGCACGCTGGCGGCAGAAGGTACGGACCGTGCCGTCGACCAATGCATGAAGGAAATGCGCGAAGTCGTGCGTACCGATGACATGGACGCCGGTTTGGCCGCCCTGCTGCCGCGCCTGGAAAAAGCCGTACTCGATTCCGAGCAGCGCCGGGCAACCCGGGTCAATCAAACCAGCGCCGCACTGACCGCGCTGGTCACGCAGCTGCAATCATTGCCGCTGCCCCGGGAAGTGAGTCGACCGCTCAAGAGCTTTGCCAAAAGGCTCGATGGAAGAGTCAGTCAGGCCCGTGAGATTCCGTTACTGCTCAGTGAACTGAGCGGCCTGCAAGGCAAAGCCTTGAACCAATTGGAGAACCCTGCCGAGCCTGAACGCCCCGGTTTTCTGCAGCGACTGTTCGGCGGTCGCGAAGCGGATGAGGACATTCCGCGAGTGGTTGCTCAAGCCGTGCACACACCGGCTGCGCAGCCTGTGGAAACGGCTACCGAAATTGCGCCCGTCGTTCCCACACCCAACGAGGACACGCGATCAACCCAGCAGCCGGCAATACATGCTCCTCTCCCCGACGCGGCTGCACCTGAGCCACTGGAAATTGAAGCATCACCGGTAGTCACTGCTGAAGTGGTGGCGTTTGTCCCGCCCGTCCTTCACCCAGGCACCCCATGCGCGTCCGCTTCAGAACCACACACGCCGTCAGACATTGAAGTCCTGGAAGTGCCCGCCCTTCCCGTCCTTGCACCAGCCACTTCGGCAATCAATCCTGACGAGTTGATCCATACGGAACACACTGAACCAGAGCACTTCCTCTACGCCTTGCCCGACTCACCAGAGCCGTCCTATAGCTCCGTCGCCAAGCACATCGAAGACACGCTGCTGGGTCTTCTCGAGGACCTGACGTTACCTGAACGCCACCGCCCACAAGCTGAAGCGATGCGCGATCGCCTTCAAAACGGTTTGAACTGGTACGAATTGATCCCGATCCTCGACGATTTGGCGACCTTGATGCTGGCGATCAACGACAGCGGTCAACACGAATTCGAAGTCTATTTACAGCAACTCAATGAACGCCTGGAGTCCTTCCAGAGTAACTTGCAGGCCGCTAGCGAAGGACACGCGGACAGCCGTTCAGCGGCGCGCCAGATGGATTCGCAAATCCGCGAACAGGTCGATGGCCTGCAAAGCAGCATGCACGAAGCGGCGGACCTGGACGATCTCAAGCAGGTACTGGAGAGTCACCTTGAAGGCCTGCTCGGCACCATGGACCATCACCAGAAACAACGCGACGAGCGTGAGCAGGAGGTTGCGGCCCGGTTACACAGCCTGGCCGAACGGGTGGCGCACATGGAACAGGAAGCGCTGGGTTACCGTGAACACCTTGAAGAACAGCGCCAGAAGGCCTTGATCGACCCGCTCACTGGCCTGCCCAATCGCGCCGCCTGGAGCGAACGCCTGGAGCACGAAATCGGCCAGTGGCAGCGGCACGGCAATACCTTGCTGCTGGCCATGCTTGATCTCGATCATTTCAAAAGCATCAACGACAACTATGGCCATCTGGCCGGCGACAAGGTGCTGAAAATCATCGCCAACGTGCTGCGCAAGCGACTGCGCGGGACTGATTTCATCGCACGGTTTGGCGGCGAGGAGTTCGTTCTCATGATGCCCGGCACGGTGCCAGCAGTCGGTGCAAAACTGTTGGAAACCTTGCGCGCCGCGATCGAAGCCTGCCCTTTCCACTTCAAAGGTGAGCGAGTCACCATCACTATTTCGATGGGGCTTACAGCATTCAAACCCGGCGAACATAGCGATATGGCGCTGAAAAGAGCCGATCAGGCGCTGTATCGTGCGAAAAACGCCGGGCGCAATCGTGTGGAGGCCGGCTAA
- a CDS encoding homoserine kinase has product MSVFTPLARPELEAFLAPYGLGRLLDFQGIAAGSENTNFFISLEQGEFVLTLVERGPVDEMPFFIELLDVLHEADLPVPYALRTTDGIALRELAGKPALLQPRLAGKHIKQANAQHCAQVGELLGHLHLATQANMIKRKTDRGLDWMLEEGTQFLSHLDAEQRELLQRALDEITQQKEKILALPRANIHADLFRDNAMFEGTHLTGLIDFYNACSGPMLYDVAIALNDWCSNEGGLIDGPRARALLGAYAALRPFTAAEAELWPTMLRVACVRFWLSRLIAAESFAGQDVLIHDPMEFQLRLAQRQKVSTPLPFAL; this is encoded by the coding sequence ATGTCTGTGTTCACCCCCCTGGCTCGGCCCGAGCTGGAAGCTTTTCTCGCCCCTTATGGCCTCGGCCGCCTGCTTGATTTCCAGGGGATTGCTGCCGGTAGCGAAAACACCAATTTCTTTATCAGCCTGGAGCAGGGCGAGTTCGTCCTGACTCTGGTCGAGCGCGGTCCGGTTGATGAAATGCCGTTTTTCATCGAACTGCTCGACGTTCTGCATGAAGCTGATTTGCCGGTGCCTTACGCGCTGCGTACCACCGACGGCATTGCCTTGCGTGAATTGGCTGGCAAGCCTGCGCTGCTGCAGCCGCGCCTGGCCGGCAAGCACATCAAGCAAGCCAACGCACAACATTGCGCGCAGGTCGGTGAACTGCTCGGCCATCTGCACCTGGCCACCCAGGCCAACATGATCAAGCGCAAAACCGATCGTGGCCTGGACTGGATGCTGGAGGAGGGCACGCAGTTTCTCTCTCATCTGGATGCCGAACAGCGTGAACTGCTGCAGCGGGCGCTGGACGAAATCACACAGCAGAAAGAGAAAATTCTGGCGCTGCCGCGGGCCAATATCCATGCAGACCTGTTCCGCGACAACGCGATGTTCGAAGGCACGCACCTGACCGGGTTGATCGACTTCTACAACGCTTGTTCCGGGCCGATGCTCTACGACGTGGCGATTGCCTTGAACGACTGGTGTTCCAATGAGGGCGGTTTGATCGACGGGCCAAGGGCGAGGGCATTGCTGGGGGCTTATGCGGCGTTGCGCCCGTTTACAGCGGCCGAGGCCGAGTTGTGGCCGACGATGCTGCGCGTGGCGTGCGTGCGGTTCTGGTTGTCACGGTTGATTGCCGCAGAGTCTTTCGCCGGGCAGGACGTGCTGATTCACGATCCGATGGAGTTTCAATTGCGCTTGGCGCAGCGGCAGAAAGTCAGCACACCGCTTCCTTTCGCCCTTTAA
- the yihA gene encoding ribosome biogenesis GTP-binding protein YihA/YsxC, which translates to MQLKNPILGLCQQSTFMLSAAKVDQCPDDEGFEVAFAGRSNAGKSSALNTLTHASLARTSKTPGRTQLLNFFKLDDDRRLVDLPGYGYAKVPIPLKLHWQRHLEAYLGGRESLKGLILMMDIRHPMTDFDLLMLDWAVASGMPMHILLTKADKLTYGAAKNVLLKVQADIRKGWGDAVSIQLFSAPKRLGLEDAYTVLAGWMELADKGSEAAE; encoded by the coding sequence ATGCAACTCAAGAATCCCATCCTCGGCCTGTGCCAACAGTCCACCTTCATGCTCAGCGCTGCCAAAGTCGATCAATGCCCGGACGATGAAGGCTTTGAAGTGGCCTTTGCGGGCCGTTCCAACGCCGGCAAGTCCAGCGCGTTGAACACGCTGACGCACGCCAGTCTTGCGCGAACCTCGAAAACTCCGGGGCGCACGCAGCTCTTGAACTTCTTCAAGCTAGACGATGATCGTCGTCTGGTCGACCTGCCGGGTTACGGTTATGCAAAAGTACCTATCCCGTTGAAGCTGCACTGGCAGCGTCACCTGGAAGCCTATCTGGGTGGTCGCGAGAGTTTGAAAGGTCTGATTTTGATGATGGACATTCGTCATCCAATGACCGACTTCGACTTGTTGATGCTCGATTGGGCCGTCGCCAGCGGTATGCCAATGCACATTTTGCTGACCAAAGCCGACAAACTGACTTACGGAGCGGCAAAAAACGTCCTGCTCAAAGTGCAGGCAGATATTCGTAAGGGCTGGGGGGATGCGGTCAGTATTCAGCTTTTTTCCGCGCCAAAACGTCTGGGCCTGGAAGACGCCTACACTGTATTGGCAGGCTGGATGGAGCTGGCGGACAAGGGTTCCGAGGCCGCCGAATAA
- a CDS encoding endonuclease/exonuclease/phosphatase family protein, whose translation MRRWGTERIVGLHDPRVNEHHLESTGLPADSRLRLLSFNIQVGISTERYRHYLTRGWQHVLPHTGRADNLQKIGNLLGDFDLVALQEADGGSLRSGYVNQVEHLAQLGAFPYWYQQLNRNLGRLGQHSNGVLSRLRPWVIEDHPLPGPKGRGAILVRFGEGPEALVVVMMHLALGARARSMQLAYIRELIGGYKHQVLMGDMNTHASDLLQNSPLRDLGLLAPQLEATFPSWRPQRCLDHILLSPTLTLEKVEVLAQPISDHLPVAVEIRLPGSLTADALPALSPALRGSHE comes from the coding sequence ATGCGCCGATGGGGTACTGAACGCATCGTTGGCCTGCATGATCCACGGGTCAACGAACATCATCTGGAGTCGACGGGCTTGCCCGCAGACAGTCGTCTGCGCTTGCTCAGTTTTAATATCCAGGTCGGCATCAGTACCGAGCGGTACCGGCATTATCTGACCCGGGGTTGGCAACACGTGTTGCCGCATACCGGGCGTGCCGACAATCTGCAAAAAATCGGCAACCTGCTGGGCGACTTCGATCTGGTCGCCTTGCAGGAAGCCGATGGCGGCAGTCTGCGCTCAGGCTACGTCAATCAAGTCGAACACCTGGCCCAACTCGGCGCCTTTCCTTACTGGTATCAACAACTCAACCGCAATCTCGGACGCCTCGGCCAGCACAGCAATGGCGTGCTCAGCCGCCTGCGCCCATGGGTGATCGAGGACCATCCGCTGCCGGGGCCCAAGGGTCGCGGGGCGATTCTGGTACGTTTCGGCGAAGGTCCGGAAGCGCTGGTGGTGGTCATGATGCACCTTGCGCTCGGTGCCCGCGCCCGCAGCATGCAACTGGCCTATATCCGCGAGTTGATTGGCGGCTATAAACACCAGGTGCTGATGGGCGACATGAACACCCATGCCAGCGACTTGCTGCAAAACTCCCCGTTGCGCGACCTCGGCCTGCTCGCGCCGCAACTGGAAGCGACCTTCCCCAGCTGGCGCCCACAGCGCTGCCTGGACCATATTCTGCTAAGCCCCACGCTGACCCTTGAAAAGGTCGAGGTCTTGGCACAGCCCATTTCCGATCACCTGCCGGTCGCGGTAGAAATTCGTCTGCCGGGTTCGCTCACGGCCGATGCATTGCCCGCGTTGAGTCCTGCCCTTCGCGGATCCCATGAATGA
- a CDS encoding cytochrome c5 family protein yields MTKWLLAAGVLIPLYSAQATQDPEAVYNRVCGACHSGQLPMAPQKGDQEAWTPRLAKGMETLVQHVTQGFKAMPPRGLCMDCSAEDYQAIIQWMSE; encoded by the coding sequence ATGACGAAATGGCTGCTAGCTGCCGGTGTCTTGATACCGCTTTACAGCGCTCAGGCTACACAGGATCCGGAAGCTGTGTACAACCGTGTTTGTGGTGCCTGTCATTCCGGCCAACTACCCATGGCGCCCCAAAAAGGCGATCAGGAAGCTTGGACGCCGAGGTTGGCGAAAGGTATGGAGACGCTGGTGCAACACGTGACCCAGGGTTTCAAGGCGATGCCGCCGCGTGGTTTGTGCATGGACTGCAGTGCCGAGGATTACCAGGCCATCATCCAGTGGATGAGCGAGTGA